The Claveliimonas bilis genome window below encodes:
- a CDS encoding glycosyl hydrolase family 18 protein codes for MEQRRRRRRRRRPQSRRRRKRNLILKVGFFIILIVGIIAAVFLWRRYGPSKEQADLNGYYGIESEDQLAIVVNNDILEPKGMISDGRAYVEYSIVRDYINQRFYWDPSENILLYTLPNDTVSVDVGSTDYTVSKQKNTGDYVILKTEGSTAYIALDFVKQYTDMEYEVYDDPSRVVVVTETGEVKVAEAKKDTQVRYQGGVKSPVLTEISKNDIVTYIEDEGDWKKVRTEDGFIGYVKKSALRDEETQKIDRGFEEPEYTNISKDYTINMAWHNVTNSDANSSVLEMIASTKGLTTISPTWFHVADTSGNLESIATADYVNYAHQSDIEVWAAIRDFDGGINSAEESYELLSHTANRTNLINQLMSEALRVGLDGINVDFEKISDECGEHYIQFIRELSVQCRKNGIVLSVDNYVPQSYNQQYHREEQGVVADYVVIMGYDEHYSGSPEAGSVASYDFVKAGIENTLKEVPAEKVINAVPFFTRVWKETPKTEEELAADQGTDAEQYTTKVESTAYSMAEAKAVVQQAGATAQWDDTTKQNYAEWEADGATYKVWLEDTQSLEPRLQLMKDYKLAGTAAWRLGQEESDVWELILKYVN; via the coding sequence ATGGAACAAAGACGCAGAAGGCGCCGTAGAAGGCGGCCGCAGTCAAGACGGAGAAGAAAGCGTAACCTGATTCTGAAAGTAGGTTTTTTCATAATACTGATAGTGGGAATTATTGCAGCTGTCTTTTTGTGGAGAAGATACGGACCCTCAAAAGAACAGGCGGATTTAAACGGATATTATGGAATAGAAAGTGAAGACCAGCTCGCTATCGTTGTAAATAATGATATTCTTGAACCAAAAGGAATGATATCGGATGGAAGAGCTTACGTAGAATACAGCATTGTCCGGGATTATATCAATCAGAGATTCTATTGGGATCCGAGCGAAAACATCCTGCTTTATACACTGCCCAATGATACGGTATCGGTAGATGTGGGAAGCACGGATTATACGGTTTCAAAACAGAAAAACACCGGGGATTACGTCATTTTAAAGACAGAAGGAAGTACAGCTTACATTGCGCTGGATTTTGTGAAACAGTATACGGATATGGAATATGAAGTCTATGACGACCCCAGTCGAGTGGTTGTAGTGACAGAGACCGGGGAAGTGAAGGTAGCAGAGGCGAAGAAAGATACGCAGGTACGTTATCAGGGCGGAGTAAAGAGTCCGGTACTTACAGAAATCAGTAAAAATGACATCGTAACTTATATTGAGGACGAAGGCGACTGGAAAAAAGTCCGCACGGAAGATGGATTTATTGGATATGTAAAGAAAAGCGCGCTTCGCGATGAGGAGACTCAGAAAATAGACAGAGGATTTGAAGAGCCTGAATATACCAATATTTCCAAGGATTATACTATTAACATGGCATGGCATAATGTTACAAACAGCGATGCCAACAGCAGTGTTCTGGAAATGATCGCCAGTACGAAAGGACTGACAACTATTTCACCTACCTGGTTCCATGTGGCAGATACATCCGGCAACCTGGAATCCATTGCTACAGCGGACTATGTGAATTACGCACATCAGTCAGATATAGAAGTCTGGGCGGCGATACGTGATTTCGACGGCGGAATTAATTCCGCGGAAGAATCCTATGAATTATTAAGCCATACTGCAAACAGGACAAACCTGATCAATCAGCTCATGTCAGAGGCACTCAGAGTAGGACTGGATGGAATTAATGTAGATTTTGAAAAAATTTCCGATGAGTGCGGAGAACATTACATTCAGTTTATCCGGGAGCTGTCTGTACAGTGCCGGAAAAACGGTATAGTACTTTCTGTGGATAATTATGTGCCGCAGTCTTATAATCAGCAGTATCATCGGGAAGAACAGGGAGTTGTTGCCGACTATGTAGTCATCATGGGCTATGATGAACATTACAGCGGTTCCCCGGAGGCAGGCTCAGTTGCTTCTTATGATTTTGTAAAGGCAGGTATTGAGAATACGCTCAAGGAAGTGCCGGCAGAGAAGGTGATCAATGCAGTGCCGTTCTTTACGAGAGTATGGAAAGAAACGCCTAAGACAGAAGAGGAGCTGGCAGCAGACCAGGGAACAGATGCGGAGCAGTATACTACAAAAGTAGAAAGCACAGCTTACAGCATGGCAGAAGCAAAAGCCGTAGTGCAGCAGGCAGGAGCCACTGCACAGTGGGATGACACGACCAAACAGAATTACGCGGAGTGGGAAGCAGATGGAGCGACCTATAAAGTATGGTTGGAAGATACCCAGTCTCTTGAGCCGAGACTTCAGCTTATGAAGGATTATAAACTGGCAGGTACAGCGGCGTGGCGCCTGGGTCAGGAAGAATCAGATGTCTGGGAACTGATTTTGAAATATGTAAATTAA
- a CDS encoding N-acetylmuramoyl-L-alanine amidase — protein MRKGLEFILALAVLAGLVFAGREVSRYASAQKVEANKLVVLDPGHGGRDPGKVGVGDVLEKDLNLAIAKKVKKILEKDGLEVIMTREKDEMLCSKDASNKKVEDLKNRIELINSNEPAVTVSIHQNSYPDETVKGSQIFYFTHSAEGKEAAERMQEEFLAAFPDNTRELKANDTYYLLKKTEVPTIIVECGFLSNSEETKLLSQDEYQLKLAKTIAKGIESWAVTAG, from the coding sequence TTGCGGAAAGGATTGGAGTTTATTTTGGCGCTGGCTGTTCTTGCAGGGCTTGTCTTTGCAGGAAGAGAAGTCAGCCGGTATGCGTCGGCACAGAAGGTAGAGGCCAATAAGCTGGTTGTGCTGGATCCGGGGCATGGAGGAAGAGACCCGGGAAAGGTGGGAGTCGGGGATGTCCTGGAAAAAGATCTGAATCTTGCCATAGCAAAGAAGGTGAAGAAAATACTGGAGAAGGATGGACTGGAAGTCATTATGACAAGAGAGAAAGACGAGATGCTCTGTTCGAAAGATGCTTCTAATAAAAAAGTAGAAGATCTGAAAAACAGAATTGAACTTATTAACAGCAATGAACCGGCAGTGACAGTGAGCATTCACCAGAACAGTTATCCCGATGAAACAGTAAAAGGGTCTCAGATTTTTTATTTTACTCATTCGGCGGAGGGAAAAGAGGCGGCGGAAAGAATGCAGGAGGAATTTCTTGCCGCATTTCCCGATAATACGCGGGAGTTAAAAGCGAACGATACATACTATCTTCTGAAAAAAACAGAAGTTCCCACCATTATTGTGGAGTGCGGATTTTTGAGCAACAGTGAGGAAACAAAGCTTTTAAGCCAGGATGAATATCAGTTGAAACTGGCAAAAACGATTGCCAAAGGGATAGAAAGCTGGGCAGTGACGGCAGGGTAG
- a CDS encoding L-threonylcarbamoyladenylate synthase produces MNMEIIREAGSILKKGGLVAFPTETVYGLGANALDEKAAAKTYAAKGRPSDNPLIVHIARLEDLYEVAEHVPEKAETLARKFWPGPLTMIFEKTSIVPYGTTGGLETVAVRMPDDEIARALILAGGGYVSGPSANTSGRPSPTTAGHVMDDLNGKIEMILDGGAVHIGVESTIVDMTSEPPMILRPGAVTKEMLEKEIGQVLVDHAVLDADSKTPPKAPGMKYRHYAPKAELTVIEGELESVVSTIQKMAGEKEEQGYRTGIIATEETVNRYSGSNIKCIGTREDESTVAANLYGILREFDADGTDYIYSESFDAEGIGSAVMNRLLKAAGHRVIKI; encoded by the coding sequence ATGAATATGGAAATAATCCGTGAAGCGGGCAGTATTTTAAAAAAAGGAGGACTGGTTGCCTTTCCGACGGAAACAGTATACGGTCTTGGGGCAAACGCCTTGGATGAAAAAGCCGCAGCAAAGACTTATGCGGCCAAGGGAAGACCATCTGATAATCCTCTGATCGTTCACATTGCCAGGCTGGAAGATTTATATGAGGTGGCAGAGCATGTGCCGGAGAAGGCAGAGACTCTGGCGCGAAAATTCTGGCCGGGACCGCTTACGATGATCTTTGAAAAAACCTCTATTGTGCCCTATGGAACAACGGGAGGGCTGGAGACAGTTGCCGTTCGTATGCCGGATGATGAGATTGCAAGAGCACTGATCCTTGCCGGAGGCGGATATGTTTCCGGCCCAAGTGCCAATACATCAGGAAGGCCAAGCCCCACTACCGCCGGACATGTGATGGATGATCTGAACGGGAAAATAGAAATGATCCTGGATGGAGGAGCAGTTCATATCGGGGTGGAATCAACGATTGTAGATATGACTTCGGAGCCGCCTATGATCTTAAGGCCCGGTGCGGTAACAAAAGAAATGCTGGAAAAAGAAATCGGACAGGTCCTGGTGGATCATGCTGTCTTAGATGCAGACAGTAAAACGCCTCCCAAGGCTCCGGGAATGAAATACCGCCATTATGCGCCAAAGGCAGAATTGACTGTCATAGAAGGAGAGCTGGAATCTGTTGTAAGTACGATTCAAAAGATGGCGGGAGAAAAAGAGGAGCAGGGATACAGAACAGGTATCATCGCCACAGAAGAAACAGTAAACAGATATTCAGGCAGTAATATAAAATGTATTGGAACCAGAGAAGACGAAAGTACAGTGGCGGCAAATCTTTACGGCATTCTTCGGGAATTTGACGCTGATGGTACGGATTATATTTACAGTGAATCCTTTGATGCAGAAGGGATTGGAAGTGCTGTGATGAACCGGCTTTTGAAAGCAGCCGGACATCGTGTGATCAAAATTTAA
- the upp gene encoding uracil phosphoribosyltransferase translates to MSNVYVMDHPLIQHKIGFIRRQEVGSKDFRAIVSEIAMLMCFEATRDLKLQDVEITTPICPTVAKELEGKKLAIIPILRAGLGMVEGMLQLIPAAKVGHIGLYRDPETLNPVEYYCKLPADCDEREVFVVDPMLATGGSCSAAIELLKAKGVKKIRFLCVIAAPEGVARMQKEHPDVDLYIGALDDHLNDHGYIVPGLGDAGDRIFGTK, encoded by the coding sequence ATGTCAAATGTATATGTAATGGACCACCCGCTGATCCAGCATAAAATCGGCTTTATCCGCCGGCAGGAGGTGGGGTCAAAGGACTTTCGGGCTATTGTCAGTGAGATTGCGATGCTGATGTGTTTTGAAGCAACGAGAGATCTGAAGCTGCAGGATGTAGAGATTACCACGCCTATATGTCCTACCGTGGCGAAAGAACTGGAAGGAAAGAAGCTGGCGATCATACCGATCCTTCGGGCAGGCCTGGGAATGGTGGAAGGGATGCTTCAGCTCATACCTGCGGCAAAGGTGGGCCATATCGGATTATACAGAGATCCGGAGACATTGAACCCGGTGGAATATTACTGCAAACTCCCGGCAGACTGCGATGAAAGAGAAGTCTTTGTTGTAGATCCCATGCTGGCAACCGGAGGCTCCTGTTCCGCGGCTATTGAGCTTTTGAAAGCAAAAGGAGTAAAGAAGATCCGTTTCCTCTGTGTGATCGCAGCGCCGGAAGGAGTGGCGAGAATGCAGAAGGAGCATCCGGATGTAGATCTTTATATAGGCGCGCTGGACGATCATTTGAACGATCATGGATACATTGTACCGGGGCTTGGAGATGCCGGCGACCGCATTTTTGGTACAAAATAG
- a CDS encoding deoxycytidylate deaminase has translation MGSKREGYISWDEYFMGVAILSGQRSKDPNTQVGCCIVSQDNKILSMGYNGLPIGCSDDEFPWDREGDDPLDTKYVYTVHSELNAILNYRGGSLEGAKLYVSLFPCNECAKAIIQSGIKEVIYDCNKYEGTPSVTASKRMFDAAGVKYHQYKRTGRKIEIEL, from the coding sequence ATGGGAAGCAAAAGAGAAGGATATATAAGCTGGGATGAATATTTCATGGGAGTGGCAATCTTATCCGGACAGCGTTCGAAAGATCCGAATACACAGGTAGGGTGCTGTATCGTAAGCCAGGATAACAAGATTCTTTCCATGGGATACAATGGCTTGCCGATCGGATGTTCTGACGATGAATTTCCCTGGGACAGAGAGGGAGACGATCCCCTTGATACAAAATATGTCTATACTGTGCACAGCGAATTAAATGCGATATTAAATTACAGAGGAGGCAGCCTGGAAGGCGCTAAATTGTACGTTTCCCTGTTTCCCTGTAATGAATGTGCAAAAGCGATCATACAAAGTGGGATAAAAGAAGTGATCTATGACTGCAACAAATATGAAGGGACCCCGTCTGTGACCGCATCAAAGAGAATGTTCGACGCGGCGGGAGTGAAATATCACCAGTATAAGCGAACGGGAAGAAAGATAGAAATAGAGTTGTAA
- a CDS encoding DUF2508 family protein, with protein sequence MKLFQRGKAAEEDIYRRLSFDKDNFDIAEEIALARQEIEDAYNNFQNASDPDLIDCYIYRGNAAWKRYSFLLRQAKSILPRV encoded by the coding sequence ATGAAACTATTTCAACGGGGAAAAGCAGCTGAAGAGGATATTTATAGAAGACTGTCTTTCGACAAAGATAATTTTGATATTGCAGAAGAGATCGCTCTTGCCAGACAGGAAATTGAAGATGCCTACAATAACTTCCAGAATGCTTCTGATCCTGATCTTATCGACTGTTACATTTACAGGGGAAACGCCGCATGGAAGCGGTATAGCTTTCTCCTCCGGCAGGCAAAATCAATTTTACCCAGGGTATAA
- a CDS encoding pro-sigmaK processing inhibitor BofA family protein yields MSEEKPGIIFNFFIRALIGMAIIFFVNYFLDSRGIEASVGMNGVSFLTSGILGIPGVALLYGIVLYKVL; encoded by the coding sequence ATGTCGGAAGAAAAACCAGGAATAATTTTTAATTTTTTTATCAGAGCATTAATAGGAATGGCAATTATTTTCTTTGTAAACTATTTTCTTGACAGCAGGGGAATTGAAGCGTCAGTAGGGATGAACGGGGTTTCGTTTTTGACATCCGGAATCCTTGGTATTCCTGGGGTTGCGTTGCTTTATGGTATTGTTCTCTATAAAGTTTTGTAG
- a CDS encoding CpaF family protein, producing the protein MISEEQLQEKIMKRLDLSKEIEDDELTGLIFRVLAEESEMEYIPLQKKVSLGRELFNVFRKLDVLQDFIEDEEITEIMINGTQNIFVEKRGKLYLTDKRFPSRTRLEDVVQQIVSGANRMVNEASPIVDARLADGSRVNVVLYPVALNGPIVTIRKFPQEQITMKELIRLGALSEELAEFLKMLVVSGYNIFISGGTGSGKTTLLNALSQFIPKDERIITIEDNAELQIQGVPNLVRLEARNPNAEGTGEITIRSLIRSALRMRPDRIIVGEVRGPETIDMIQAMSTGHKGSLSTGHSDSPKDMLQRLETMVIMGMDIPLAAVQRQIASAIDIIIHIGRLRDKSRKILEVVEVLNYEEAQIKTRPLYEFEETEGGKPGEMVKGSWKKAAELFHKEKLFSAGYQEI; encoded by the coding sequence GTGATTTCAGAAGAACAGCTGCAGGAAAAAATTATGAAAAGGCTCGATCTATCAAAGGAAATCGAAGATGACGAGCTGACGGGGCTGATATTCCGCGTGCTTGCAGAAGAAAGCGAGATGGAATATATTCCGCTGCAGAAAAAGGTAAGCCTGGGAAGAGAATTATTCAATGTTTTTCGAAAATTGGATGTATTGCAGGACTTTATTGAAGACGAAGAAATTACTGAAATTATGATTAATGGAACGCAAAATATTTTTGTGGAAAAAAGAGGAAAACTTTATCTGACAGATAAAAGATTTCCATCCAGAACCCGTTTAGAGGATGTGGTGCAGCAAATTGTGTCGGGAGCAAATCGCATGGTCAATGAGGCTTCCCCCATCGTGGATGCCAGGCTGGCTGACGGATCCAGGGTAAATGTCGTACTTTATCCCGTGGCTCTTAACGGTCCCATTGTAACCATCAGAAAATTTCCACAGGAGCAGATTACCATGAAGGAACTGATCAGACTTGGTGCTCTAAGTGAAGAGTTGGCTGAATTTTTAAAAATGCTGGTAGTATCGGGATACAATATTTTCATAAGCGGCGGGACAGGTTCTGGAAAGACGACGTTGTTGAATGCGCTGTCGCAATTTATTCCAAAGGATGAAAGAATCATTACGATCGAAGACAACGCAGAGCTGCAGATCCAGGGAGTTCCAAATCTGGTAAGGCTGGAAGCAAGAAATCCAAATGCAGAAGGAACCGGAGAAATCACCATACGCAGTTTGATACGCTCGGCTCTTCGGATGCGGCCGGACCGGATTATTGTAGGGGAGGTCAGAGGACCGGAGACAATTGACATGATACAGGCAATGTCTACCGGTCATAAAGGAAGCCTTAGCACCGGACATTCGGACAGTCCAAAGGACATGCTTCAAAGACTGGAAACCATGGTGATTATGGGAATGGACATTCCTCTGGCAGCTGTTCAAAGACAGATTGCGTCGGCTATAGATATCATTATACACATTGGCAGACTGCGTGATAAAAGCAGGAAAATACTGGAGGTGGTAGAGGTTCTGAATTATGAGGAGGCTCAGATTAAAACAAGACCACTTTATGAATTTGAGGAAACAGAAGGAGGAAAACCGGGGGAAATGGTTAAGGGAAGCTGGAAAAAAGCTGCTGAGTTATTCCACAAAGAAAAATTATTTTCAGCAGGATATCAGGAAATATGA